One window of the Notolabrus celidotus isolate fNotCel1 chromosome 23, fNotCel1.pri, whole genome shotgun sequence genome contains the following:
- the bcl6b gene encoding B-cell CLL/lymphoma 6 member B protein: MMEVIEGYRADRVQEMRASTPPEGYVKEFTRHSNDVLLNLNELRHRNVLTDTTLVVGNVHLRAHCAVLVACSGFFYSLYSRRVLLQGRGSSGEQLVSVSLPNTLDPSSVSLLLDFMYTSRLPLTPSTVPGVLSVATYLQMDHVAETCRDFMQLHCRENLSARHPHLELDSRVSVASVAPKGGDLPNPGPLRIPSTAVATSFPADVGGSLKPGAFPTCQPGSNMLKGEPESPLVGTPTPSPDSPARSSCQPNSPAESNTCKKNLATDIKATPDPKACNWKKYKYIVLNPLCASTTVKEEEVEEAQSRSPPMGSTPKDAKTEAWSGEVPGQIDRQGQASCYEGSGRAPPLGPLPSVPPPQNEGAVSPCTIFPNLHPSDPEAARHSQHAIKHENFYVPYCYSGNLQATKTVCSGDKPYRCNVCGAQFNRPANLKTHSRIHSGEKPYRCDTCGARFVQVAHLRAHVLIHTGEKPYPCHTCGTRFRHLQTLKSHLRIHTGEKPYTCEKCDLHFRHKSQLRLHLRQKHGAVTNTKIRYKILTEPYQALLQAC, from the exons ATGATGGAAGTAATTGAGGGATACCGTGCAGACCGAGTGCAAGAGATGAGGGCTTCTACCCCGCCTGAAGGATACGTGAAAGAGTTCACCCGCCACTCCAACGACGTGCTACTCAACCTGAATGAACTCCGGCACCGCAACGTCCTGACTGACACCACCCTGGTCGTGGGGAACGTACACCTGCGGGCACACTGTGCTGTGCTTGTGGCCTGCAG TGGGTTCTTCTACTCGCTGTACTCCCGCCGCGTGCTTCTTCAGGGGCGTGGTAGCAGCGGGGAGCAGCTCGTATCTGTGTCCCTCCCCAACACCTTGGACCCCTCCAGTGTCTCCCTGCTGCTTGACTTCATGTACACTTCTCGCCTCCCTCTGACTCCAAGCACTGTCCCAGGAGTGCTCTCTGTGGCAACCTACCTGCAGATGGACCACGTGGCTGAGACCTGCAGGGACTTCATGCAGCTGCACTG TAGGGAGAATTTGAGTGCTAGACACCCACATCTGGAGCTGGACTCCAGGGTGTCTGTAGCCTCTGTAGCCCCCAAAGGAGGGGACCTCCCAAATCCAGGACCCCTGAGAATCCCCTCAACAGCAGTAGCAACAAG CTTCCCTGCGGATGTCGGGGGCTCTCTGAAGCCAGGGGCTTTCCCAACCTGCCAGCCTGGGTCAAACATGCTGAAAGGAGAGCCTGAGTCACCCCTCGTGGGCACCCCAACTCCATCTCCAGACAGTCCTGCCCGCTCCAGCTGCCAGCCAAACTCCCCCGCAGAATCCAACACCTGCAAGAAAAACCTTGCG aCTGACATCAAAGCCACACCAGACCCAAAGGCCTGCAACTGGAAGAAATACAAGTACATCGTTCTCAACCCGCTTTGCGCTTCCACCActgtgaaggaggaggaggtggaggaagcaCAGAGTCGCTCACCACCCATGGGCTCGACACCCAAAGATGCAAAGACAGAGGCGTGGTCTGGAGAAGTGCCTGGTCAGATTGATAG ACAGGGGCAGGCCTCCTGCTACGAGGGTTCTGGCCGAGCCCCTCCCCTCGGGCCACTCCCCTCTGTGCCACCGCCTCAAAATGAAGGAGCAG TCTCCCCCTGCACCATTTTCCCAAATCTTCACCCATCTGACCCTGAAGCTGCCCGCCACAGCCAACATGCAATCAAGCATGAGAACTTCTACGTTCCCTACTGCTATTCTGGAAACCTCCAGGCAACCAAGACAGTCTGCTCAG GTGACAAACCATATCGCTGTAACGTGTGCGGCGCCCAGTTCAACCGTCCAGCCAACCTGAAGACTCACTCCCGTATTCATTCAGGAGAGAAACCGTACCGCTGTGACACCTGCGGAGCTCGATTTGTGCAG GTTGCCCATCTGAGGGCTCACGTCCTGATCCACACCGGGGAGAAACCGTACCCCTGCCACACCTGTGGGACCCGCTTCCGCCACCTGCAGACCTTGAAAAGCCACCTGCGCATCCATACCGGGGAGAAACCTTACACG tgtgaGAAGTGCGACCTCCACTTCCGCCACAAGAGCCAGCTCCGCCTGCACCTGAGGCAGAAACATGGAGCTGTCACCAACACCAAGATCCGCTACAAGATCCTGACTGAGCCCTACCAGGCTCTGCTGCAGGCCTGCTGA
- the slc16a13 gene encoding monocarboxylate transporter 13 encodes MAKAKPKAEGQGDEAEGPDGGWGWVLVGALFVSTSLVFGLMRSLGIFFVEFVQYFEESAQAISWISSTGLAAQQFFSPLGAALCNAYDARVVVMVGGCLAGLGLILASQATCLVHLYLTMGAISGLGWALVFTPMVATVMANFTRRRTLALGLGFSSIGLSSFAFNPLFQLLVDVYAWRGALLILGGLSLNIIPCGALIRSRRCLKSPEKIKSESEPHASILQRVSSHLELSLLYERPYITYTLAVTLLNVGYFVPYFHLVAHSRQAGFSEYQAAFVMSAAGASDILGRIVSGWFSDLGHFRLIHLLSMWTTLAGTFIMLLPVSSLSGSYTALMMISLLYGFCSGALTSLVFAVVPMIVGVERVMGALGLLQLIESGAGLLGGPLSGFLKDVTGNYVASFMVAGSFLILGTLTMATLPHYFSCKDPPPPQKSSPDNTDKSLHSEMEQMNSLPSDLSH; translated from the exons ATGGCCAAGGCGAAGCCCAAAGCAGAGGGCCAGGGCGATGAAGCTGAGGGTCCAGATGGTGGCTGGGGCTGGGTGCTGGTCGGCGCCCTCTTCGTCAGCACAAGTCTGGTGTTTGGCCTGATGCGCAGCCTTGGGATCTTCTTTGTGGAGTTTGTGCAGTACTTTGAGGAGAGCGCTCAGGCCATCTCCTGGATCTCCTCCACAGGACTGGCAGCTCAGCAATTCTTCA GTCCTCTGGGTGCAGCTCTGTGTAATGCGTATGATGCTCGGGTGGTGGTGATGGTAGGGGGATGTCTCGCAGGACTTGGCCTCATTCTCGCCTCTCAGGCCACCTGTCTGGTCCACCTTTATCTCACTATGGGCGCTATTTCAG GTCTGGGCTGGGCGCTTGTCTTCACCCCCATGGTGGCTACAGTCATGGCTAACTTCACCCGCAGGCGCACTCTGGCGTTGGGATTGGGGTTCTCAAGCATTGGCCTCTCCTCTTTCGCTTTCAACCCGTTGTTCCAGCTGCTGGTGGACGTGTATGCGTGGCGGGGGGCCCTGCTGATTCTGGGGGGGCTCAGTCTCAATATAATACCCTGCGGGGCCCTCATAAGATCAAGGCGATGCTTGAAATCCCCAGAGAAG ATCAAGTCAGAGTCTGAGCCACATGCTTCCATCCTGCAACGAGTCTCATCTCACCTGGAGCTGTCACTGCTCTACGAGAGGCCTTACATCACCTACACCTTAGCTGTCACGCTTCTTAACGTGGGCTATTTTGTGCCGTATTTCCACCTTGTTGCCCACAGTCGACAAGCCGGCTTCTCCGAGTACCAAGCAGCTTTTGTCATGTCGGCAGCTGGCGCCTCAGACATTCTGGGCCGCATTGTGTCTGGTTGGTTCTCAGACTTGGGTCACTTCAGGCTCATACATTTGCTGAGCATGTGGACGACTCTGGCTGGAACCTTCATCATGCTGCTGCCCGTGAGCTCCTTGTCAGGTTCCTACACGGCCCTGATGATGATCAGCCTCCTCTACGGCTTCTGCTCCGGTGCACTGACCTCGCTTGTGTTCGCTGTGGTGCCCATGATCGTGGGTGTGGAGCGTGTGATGGGGGCTCTTGGGCTGCTGCAGCTAATCGAGAGCGGGGCGGGACTTCTGGGGGGTCCTCTGTCAG GGTTCCTCAAAGACGTCACAGGCAACTACGTGGCGTCCTTCATGGTGGCAGGCAGTTTCCTCATTCTTGGCACTCTGACCATGGCCACCCTGCCTCACTACTTCTCCTGCAAAGACCCACCTCCTCCACAGAAAAGTTCCCCTGACAACACGGACAAGAGTTTACATTCAGAGATGGAGCAGATGAACAGTTTGCCCTCTGACTTGAGCCACTGA